CGCTCACGCACAACGGGACGCGTTGGAGCACTGTCCCGCTTTCTACTCTCATGGAGTTTGCCAATCAGGTGGCGCGACAGTTGGCGATTGCGATCCAACAGGGGAGGATCGAGGAGGAGGCGTTGGTGCAGCGAATCAGGGAACACTGTCTGGGACGGCAGCGGTGGTTGCGGTCCTTTGCCAGGCGATTCGTGGCTCATTTCGGGGAAGGTCGTCGCTGGCGTCGGCTTCGGATGGAACGGTTCATTCTCAAGGACGCGGGATTTCGCAGAGCGGTGGCCATGTCCCAGCTAAGCCTCCGGAGTGGGATCAACCCCGCACCCGGCATGTGCCCGGCAGCCGGTGCCCCAGAACATTGGAAGCTTCCCGAGTTGGCGACCACGGGTGACCTGGCTCGCTGGCTCAACCTCGAACCCGGCGAGTTGGCTTGGTTCTCAGATAGCCGAACTCAGGAGCAAACCCTACCCGAGGGACCACTTCGGCATTACCGCTACCATTGGGTCCTCAAGCGAGGAGGTTCAGCGCGCCTGCTGGAGTGTCCCAAACAGCGGCTCAAACTCTTCCAACGGCACGTGCTTTTCCAACTGCTGAATCGTATCCCCATTCACCCGGCGGCCCACGGGTTCCAAGCCGGACGATCCGTCCAAAGCTTCGCCCAGCCCCATGTGGGACGTGAGATCGTGATGCGATTGGATCTGCAGGACTTTTTCCCATCGGTCATGAAATCCCGTGTGTTGGCGATCTTCCTGACCGCTGGCTATCCCGAACCAGTCGCGGCAATGTTGGCGGGACTTTGCACCAATGCTTCGCCATTCGCAGTCCTAAGTTCCTGTCCCGCCACCGTTCACCCCACGCAACGGTGCCACTTGAAGGACCTCTACCGACGTCCCCATCTCCCTCAGGGGGCACCAACCTCCGCCGCTTTGGCGAACCTTGCCGCGTTTCGCTTAGACTTGCGGCTGCACGGGTTGGCGAAAGCTGCTGGGGCGGCTTACACCCGCTATGCCGATGATTTGGTGTTTTCTGGGGACAGTGCCTTTGCCCGGATGGTTGAGCGCTTTTACATTCAGGTCTGTGCCATCGCTCTGGAGGAAGGCTTTGCGGTGCAAACGCGAAAAACCCGAATGATGCGGCGGTCCGTTTCACAGCGGGCGGTCGGATTAGTGCTCAATGACCGGTTGAACACACCCCGCCGAGAGTTTGATTGTCTCAAGGCGATCCTGCACAACTGCGTGGTGCAGGGGGTCGCCGCGCAAAATCGTGCGGATCATCCCCGATTCAAGGAACACCTGGCGGGGCGCATCGCCTACATGGAGTCGATAAATCCTGGGCGGGGGATCCGGCTCCGACGTGACTTTGATCGGATCATCTGGCCGGACCCGACGTGAGCCGCGGTGACGGCTCTAATCCTAGAAAGGAGGATGGAAACCACGGATTGCTCGGATGACACGGATTAGGAAGGTTTTATAATATTCTTGAGCACGAGTTCGCACTCCTTCTCAGAGTGATCAGGGTCGTCCCTCCCGGTCTTTGCGGATCCGTGTCATCCGAGGAATCCGTGGTGAATCCATTCCGGGCTTAAGGCAATGTGGCCGCAAGAAACGAAACATGACGAAAGAGGTTCTGAACCCTGGAACTCACTCACCCTCTGTCCGTCCGTTTCTTTCGTCCCTTTTCGCTTTTTGCGGCTAATGTTGTTTCCGACGATTGAGTAGGAAGTCAACCAAACTCATCACGGCTTCAGCAGACCTCGAGCGTAGGTGGCGAGGCGTTGGCGATAGGTGGCGTCCAATCCTGAAGTGTTTGTTGGCTTATCGTTCTCATTCGCCATCCGCTCTAGGGCCATCCTGAGCTCTGAGCGGCCCATCTGCGTCTGAACTGTTTTCTTAGCCCAAGAGACCAAGGTAGACTCCATCCGATGACACACCACATCAGCAAGTGCCGCTCGCTCGAGTCGTTCCACGAAGGTTCCCACGGGAACCATCGACTCATCGGAAACGAGCCGCTTCTTGATAGCCTGGATCGTCCGCTCGACGACTTTGGCTTGGGCAGCGGTCAAGTCGGGCGCCTTCAGGGCTTTCAGAAAGCCCAGGGACCCGCCGTCCCCCTGTCGACTCAGTTCGTTCATGGATTGCTCCCAATCCGGATTGGTCGTTTGTGCGGCCAGGGTATGCATTCGCAGATAAGCCGTCGCCTGGACTGGAGCGTTCTTAGGAAAAGGTAGTCCGATGCTGGAGGCGGCGGAGGACTCTTCCTTAAGCTCGGCAACCGAGGCGTCGGCCGTTGGGGAAGCGCTGCTCCGATCCTCTGCCCATGCCGGGATAGCGACGAACAGATTTAGGGTCGACAACAACAAAACCATCGAGAAT
The DNA window shown above is from Verrucomicrobiales bacterium and carries:
- a CDS encoding RNA-directed DNA polymerase; the protein is MSVARFIARATLRWRADPLTHNGTRWSTVPLSTLMEFANQVARQLAIAIQQGRIEEEALVQRIREHCLGRQRWLRSFARRFVAHFGEGRRWRRLRMERFILKDAGFRRAVAMSQLSLRSGINPAPGMCPAAGAPEHWKLPELATTGDLARWLNLEPGELAWFSDSRTQEQTLPEGPLRHYRYHWVLKRGGSARLLECPKQRLKLFQRHVLFQLLNRIPIHPAAHGFQAGRSVQSFAQPHVGREIVMRLDLQDFFPSVMKSRVLAIFLTAGYPEPVAAMLAGLCTNASPFAVLSSCPATVHPTQRCHLKDLYRRPHLPQGAPTSAALANLAAFRLDLRLHGLAKAAGAAYTRYADDLVFSGDSAFARMVERFYIQVCAIALEEGFAVQTRKTRMMRRSVSQRAVGLVLNDRLNTPRREFDCLKAILHNCVVQGVAAQNRADHPRFKEHLAGRIAYMESINPGRGIRLRRDFDRIIWPDPT